In one window of Clavelina lepadiformis chromosome 4, kaClaLepa1.1, whole genome shotgun sequence DNA:
- the LOC143451610 gene encoding E3 ubiquitin-protein ligase Mdm2-like: protein MASKQYFSTKPKLLAILQMAGASGQLFTADQVVGLLGKYIESNKLYDPLNKRIIHCKNDLLGEVFQVDQFTVTDFKNLWKFIFPCLFPATKKEMSSNELQQNQTCNELHGCSQTGESSSSELPWWYYVSGKTRHGEADDETEGGSYTGRETIDIHDVDSEFEESVDACDGDEIFQGEYEPVDESDSDTDSDDTIPVTSDEEENMPNIASLQKFQTDSDDDTSTTDLSMDSDILLEEHWACIECGTMNMPTVGYCMRCWKLRKGWVKAHDIQRSFTEPSKPTNHPLPMHRGFSLDVADGRTRTPDGHTSEASCSSQSTIVPTIPSFASPLKHKLEDAPETSLASEGSEPKKMHLDDTLPTQSMESVMSSSSQATTSSSENNSFPGLCNICRNNPNDAVIIHRNISHQFCCFRCAKRLKKKGKTCPVCRQPIMLVIRNFIVQF from the exons ATG GCATCcaaacaatattttagtaCAAAGCCAAAACTTTTGGCCATTCTGCAGATGGCCGGTGCCAGTGGCCAGCTCTTCACAGCTGATCAG GTTGTCGGTCTGCTTGGTAAATACATAGAATCAAATAAGCTCTACGATCCTTTAAACAAACGCATCATTCACTGCAAAAACGATCTGCTTGGAGAAGTGTTTCAAGTTGATCAATTTACCGTCACTGATTTCAA AAATTTgtggaaatttatttttccatGTTTGTTTCCTGCTACTAAGAAGGAAATGTCATCTAATGAACTTCAGCAGAATCAGACATGCAATGAG TTACATGGTTGTTCCCAAACTGGTGAAAGTAGCTCAAGCGAACTTCCGTGGTGGTATTATGTGAGTGGAAAGACAAGGCATGGCGAGGCTGATGACGAAACTGAGGGAGGAAGTTATACT GGACGTGAAACCATCGACATTCATGACGTTGACAGCGAATTCGAGGAAAGCGTAGACGCGTGTGATGGCGATGAGATCTTCCAAGGTGAATATGAACCTGTGGATGAAAGTGATTCGGATACTGATTCGGATGATACTATACCTGTCACTTCAGATGAGGAAGAGAATATGCCAAAC ATTGCAAGTCTTCAAAAGTTTCAGACTGACTCTGATGATGACACCAGCACCACGGACCTCAGTATGGACTCAGACATATTACTGGAG GAACACTGGGCGTGTATCGAATGCGGCACGATGAATATGCCGACAGTAGGTTACTGCATGAGATGCTGGAAGCTAAGAAAAGGATGGGTAAAAGCCCACGACATCCAACGAAGTTTCACCGAACCTTCGAAGCCAACAAACCATCCTCTACCCATGCATAGAGGCTTTAGTTTGGACGTGGCCGATGGTAGGACGCGAACCCCGGACGGTCACACAAGTGAAGCAAGTTGTTCTTCACAGTCGACTATAGTTCCAACCATACCATCCTTTGCCAGTCCGCTCAAGCACAAGTTGGAAGACGCGCCGGAAACTTCGCTTGCAAGCGAGGGAAGTGAGCCTAAGAAAATGCATCTTGACGACACCTTGCCGACCCAATCAATGGAATCTGTTATGTCAAGTTCAAGTCAAGCCACGACGAGTTCCAGTGAAAACAACAGTTTTCCAGGCTTATGTAATATTTGCCGGAACAACCCAAACGATGCCGTTATAATCCACAGAAATATCTCGCACCAGTTCTGCTGCTTTCGTTGCGCCAAACGCTTAAAGAAAAAGGGCAAGACATGTCCTGTTTGTAGACAGCCGATTATGCTTGTTATTCGAAATTTCATCGttcaattttag
- the LOC143451609 gene encoding uncharacterized protein LOC143451609 — translation MYPGNQRFYTPHQLASNQSQYLSSASYLTPQQSATQNSARYLSQVQQQGNLHGNGYLQLATPGAVAANAAQSKSTALSTAISLHLQYRSPHEQTLQWSGRGAPPASMPKHTSQNMQPWTSHSGGTSMAQAQLRAPNIPASVRLEAFSPQQISQSHQPNSGQLTHEVNQINQHAHLQRSCQLSAGQVVTVSRLSSTPHVANNKSAPSQGHDSWQSNPSQISHSAQIHSVHPSLFSMLPPEGTRQIVSQTSVSSPHPVMHSQSVPISPQSIPPMQAFGNNGLKSPINLVCSSNHKNVQKTGSVLYQPLAPSPSREKRDKIRITFDQKQNQNSPVTGDGRRSSSADSTVKQEGAEREAKTPLVLENTERIVIDDDLEIVGTKEAEIMSHIRCDCPVHTYVRIESVSISPNPANVKSCSKCYCYICDKLAAECTQWTAEGCPHCNANTKSSCWKARRNMKRSPLMNLLTAEEIDQDITASGDLAMKYVVRIRETYITYRNGIPCEAYNVPCDCACHREARHHSEICPQCKAVHDMKKRFNYEPVRKIILETVKEIQQNYSNKPFSALVLFEALLSELCSHRPADFNHITRMPSNPDKKCQCNTPTIMEENIEWELIKIFTTHEVPTSFKEKFIKCVNASIQPLQLTDVLKRFMTMRHWDDLLLRAVISGQNTSGRLKNGDMLKENPLVMEMRVKKLDKENKFIAIVRYLKAVKTIKGTKHHTSDGTPISVALDKWSLLYTAKRGAFKDVCMRIADNIGLLKTLPCDFILELFTVLSGKDLPPNTELLNSFVKLKRPVAYTISQADKTVLILIYLIFMEVNKTAQSEFSTYLWFAKWVNETKLTNNHGLVRSWVQSSQELVEMSRQAVRCGSVSQYLLQCQGVAPQTALFTCSLLILQFLTRPSGNLGYVSELIDAYKNNEWALFYLFSQPSLMGSCNHSMIIWLTEHLKELDCQIGQFNQEALTLLITRNSFNDVCAFMKELIHSNWTNVVHSLRHQYITITAKFALRVINEASCSNNVTMANWISEIVFQQILEKSLFQEETLFPHCDMIGKASCAISMKNINLYKKLHNPMAWSKKVADVFAVYQQRFQRNLLNPEEIGQLLHYAAREGSVVTVKIIFSHFTEKHACSEKTTSFLMEEVVKILNSSQSEFAIKKQDFIIQYLKLCAHETLSWLICAKCSSKMPVEWKSVWKALKDNDMLESLNVLVKHTLQQFTSWMRELAVPEEGDVKRLLRCLEVFTENVVRTLLYCRFEESKLEAMIMDTRFYIASGQLRLEYQKIIEKVFTTIRREEEGKRKGEEIKNKLIQQQQIRALQQQQQQQQQIIVTVPSTFPHSQPFPEGNKNKIITANENNGNIGNDITPNKTLETSNKNHQEPQKAVPKPPVSCQVNLSPVDQKNDKQAPPLKPSKDGDAENRNNRTTNPPLKLKISSPEHSAPKSILTSPGAVEVRFCPQCGDSMSSSFKCSKCHARKSRDIACPNCKQVNRDLKGYSCRFCYTSLLEVLTTGEVKQAEPVVEKCDPPKKTKKLKRKKSENHTLSNNHGHEEHTEKNVKQAKLPRLSDSDENNEPEVNQQRPRLKTTIQKDKKEQFNIKQTTLVTSPAKPSKDVETNEKVSRHEQNHPRNVERHKAKAKEEAKVSQEHRNHEQLGNHKAELKANKTQKVLPKAQVRATSPPKIFPLAPQKPLKTSPKSHSNIFSNLKRDFCSNLSDSSDSSDSEQRQLTISDLTPTKVPTMVIKRKMETDNSSDTKKMRIEQPKRCSLGSSMSKRQKNILHRMKNIGKVKKSQMKSPKATPKSPPFTPEWEVAGRRRPGPLSRTSYYVVNHNWKIPRYIKIPYTLHLPKICFVHLSEFPPRILARIRHHQPELRLRKLYA, via the exons ATGTATCCCGGAAATCAAAGATTTTACACTCCACACCAGTTGGCATCAAACCAATCCCAGTATCTATCGTCTGCCAGTTATTTAACACCACAACAGAGTGCTACTCAAAACAGCGCAAGATACTTATCACAAGTGCAGCAGCAAGGAAACCTCCATGGAAACGGTTATCTGCAGTTAGCAACCCCTGGAGCTGTTGCGGCGAACGCAGCTCAATCAAAATCCACTGCATTGTCAACTGCCATTTCACTTCATTTGCAATACAGATCCCCACATGAACAAACTTTGCAATGGTCCGGTCGTGGTGCTCCTCCTGCATCCATGCCAAAACACACATCTCAAAACATGCAGCCATGGACATCTCATTCTGGTGGTACCAGCATGGCTCAGGCTCAACTACGTGCGCCAAACATACCAGCTAGTGTCCGCCTGGAAGCATTTTCGCCTCAACAGATAAGTCAATCTCATCAACCAAACAGCGGACAGCTGACACACGAGGTGAATCAGATCAACCAGCACGCACATTTACAGCGATCTTGTCAACTCTCTGCAGGGCAAGTTGTTACAGTCAGTCGCTTGAGCAGTACGCCTCACGTTGCGAATAACAAATCTGCACCAAGTCAAGGGCATGACAGCTGGCAAAGCAATCCCTCTCAAATATCGCATTCAGCTCAAATTCACTCAGTTCATCCATCGCTGTTTTCGATGCTGCCACCCGAGGGAACTCGGCAGATCGTCTCGCAAACCAGTGTGTCATCGCCTCACCCTGTAATGCATTCCCAGTCTGTACCAATTTCACCACAAAGCATTCCACCAATGCAAGCATTTGGGAATAACGGATTGAAGTCTCCCATCAATTTGGTGTGCTCATCAAACCATAAAAATGTCCAGAAAACTGGATCTGTGCTTTACCAGCCGTTAGCTCCCTCCCCGAGCCGGGAGAAGCGAGATAAAATTCGAATAACCTTTGATCAGAAGCAAAACCAG AATTCCCCTGTAACAGGTGATGGAAGACGAAGTTCATCTGCTG ATTCTACTGTCAAACAGGAAGGCGCAGAACGGGAAGCAAAGACACCACTGG TGTTGGAAAATACTGAAAGAATTGTGATAGACGATGATCTTGAAATTGTTGGAACAAAAGAAGCAGAAATTATGTCCCATATACGCTGTGATTGTCCTGTACATACATATGT acGAATCGAATCAGTGTCAATTTCCCCAAATCCTGCAAATGTAAAAAGTTGCTCCAAATGTTATTGTTACATTTGTGACAAGCTTGCAGCAGAG TGTACTCAGTGGACAGCAGAAGGTTGTCCTCATTGTAACGCCAACACCAAATCCAGCTGTTGGAAGGCCAGGAGGAACATGAAGAGGAGTCCTCTGATGAATCTTCTCACCGCGGAAGAGATTGATCAAGACATCACAGCTTCAG GTGATTTGGCCATGAAGTATGTTGTTAGGATACGTGAGACATATATAACTTATCGTAATGGAATTCCGTGTGAAGCATATAATGTTCCCTGTGACTGTGCATGTCACCGTGAAGCCCGTCATCACTCTGAGATATGCCCACAATGCAAAGCTGTCCATGACATGAAAAAACGTTTCAA CTATGAACCAGTTAGAAAGATTATCTTAGAAACAGTCAAGGAAATTCAACAGAATTATTCCAATAAACCATTTTCTGCCCTAGTCCTGTTCGAAGCCTTGCTCTCGGAACTGTGTTCACATCGTCCTGCAGACTTCAATCATATTAC ACGCATGCCTTCGAACCCAGATAAAAAATGCCAATGCAACACCCCGACCATTATGGAGGAAAATATCGAATGGGaactcataaaaatatttactacGCATGAGGTTCCAACCTCGTTCAAGGAGAAGTTCATAAAGTGTGTCAATGCATCCATACAACCTCTTCAGCTGACAGATGTCTTGAAGAG GTTCATGACCATGCGTCACTGGGACGATTTACTTCTTCGAGCTGTAATAAGTGGCCAGAATACTTCTGGTCGACTGAAGAATGGAGACATGCTGAAGGAAAATCCCTTGGTTATGGAAATGCGAGTGAAAAAGCTTGACAAAGAGAACAA atttattGCGATTGTGAGATATCTAAAAGCTGTGAAAACAATTAAAGGGACAAAACATCACACTTCAGATGGAACTCCAATTTC agTTGCCTTGGATAAATGGTCATTGCTGTACACAGCCAAGAGGGGTGCTTTTAAGGATGTCTGCATGAGGATTGCTGACAATATTGGGTTGCTGAAGACTCTTCCTTGTGACTTTATTTTGGAACTTTTTACGGTGCTCTCTGGAAAAGATTTACCTCCCAACACTGAGCTGCTTAATTCATTTGTTAAACTTAAAA GGCCTGTTGCATATACAATATCGCAAGCCGACAAGACTGTTCTTATATTAATCTACCTCATATTTATGGAAGTCAACAAAACAGCACAGTCTGAATTTTCGACCTATCTCTGGTTTGCAAAGTGGGTGAATGAAACCAAACTCACGAACAACCACGGTTTGGTTCGAAGTTGGGTACAAAGCAGCCAGGAATTGGTCGAAATGAGCCGACAAGCTGTGCGCTGTGGCTCGGTTAGCCAGTACCTCTTGCAGTGTCAAGGGGTGGCTCCACAAACTGCTCTCTTCACTTGTTCTTTGCTTATTCTGCAATTTTTAACTCGGCCATCAGGAAACTTGGGTTATGTCTCTGAGCTTATTGATGCGTACAAG AACAATGAATGGgctcttttttatttgttttcccAACCATCGCTGATGGGTTCTTGCAATCACAGCATGATAATATGGCTCACTGAGCATCTCAAGGAACTTGACTGTCAGATCGGTCAGTTTAACCAGGAAGCTTTGACATT ACTCATCACTCGAAATAGCTTCAATGATGTCTGCGCATTTATGAAGGAACTCATACATTCAAACTGGACTAATGTTGTGCATAGCCTTCGTCATCAGTATATCACCATTACAGCTAAATTTGCTTTAAG AGTTATTAATGAAGCATCTTGCAGCAACAACGTCACAATGGCCAATTGGATAAGTGAAATAGTTTTTCAACAGATTCTAGAAAAGTCACTATTT CAAGAAGAAACATTATTTCCCCATTGTGACATGATCGGTAAGGCCAGTTGCGCAATATCgatgaaaaatattaacttgtaCAAGAAACTGCACAATCCCATGGCATGGTCTAAGAAAGTTGCTGAtgtgtttgctgtttatcaGCAACGTTTTCAGAG AAACTTACTTAACCCAGAGGAAATAGGCCAGCTGCTTCATTACGCAGCCAGAGAGGGAAGTGTAGTGACCGTGAAAATTATATTTTCCCATTTTACTGAGAAGCACGCTTGCTCTGAAAAGACAACGTCGTTTCTTATGGAAGAG GTTGTTAAAATTCTCAACTCTTCTCAGTCTGAGtttgccatcaaaaaacaagaTTTCATCATACAGTACTTAAAACTGTGCGCACACGAAACATTAAGCTGGCTTATTTGTGCCAAGTGTTCCTCAAAG ATGCCGGTGGAATGGAAAAGCGTTTGGAAAGCGTTGAAAGACAATGATATGTTGGAAAGCTTAAACGTACTTGTTAAGCACACATTGCAACAGTTTACTTCG TGGATGAGAGAGCTGGCTGTTCCCGAGGAGGGCGATGTAAAACGCCTGCTCAGATGCTTGGAAGTGTTCACGGAAAACGTCGTACGTACGCTTCTCTATTGTAGATTTGAAGAAAGCAAACTGGAAGCCATGATAATGGACACAAGGTTCTACATAGCAAGTGGACAGTTAAGACT TGAATATCAGAAGATTATCGAAAAAGTGTTTACAACCATCAGGCGAGAAGAAGAAGGTAAAAGAAAAGGTGAAGAAATTAAGAACAAACTTATTCAACAGCAACAAATACGAGCTctccaacaacaacaacagcagcaaCAACAAATAATTGTCACTGTTCCCTCTACATTCCCGCATAGTCAACCTTTCCCAGAAGGGAACAAGAATAAAATTATCactgcaaatgaaaataacgGCAACATTGGAAATGACATAACACCAAACAAAACATTGGaaacatcaaacaaaaatcacCAAGAACCGCAAAAGGCTGTGCCAAAGCCTCCCGTATCTTGTCAGGTAAATCTCTCACCTGTTGATCAGAAGAACGACAAGCAGGCTCCTCCTTTGAAGCCATCCAAAGATGGAGATGCGGAGAACAGAAACAATCGCACAACAAATCCTCCTTTGAAGCTTAAAATATCATCTCCCGAACACAGCGCTCCGAAAAGCATCTTAACATCTCCGGGAGCTGTTGAGGTGAGATTTTGTCCTCAATGTGGAGATTCGATGTCATCTTCCTTTAAATGTTCCAAGTGTCATGCGCGTAAGTCCCGTGATATCGCTTGCCCAAACTGCAAGCAAGTAAATAGAGATCTAAAGGGTTACAGTTGTCGCTTCTGTTACACGTCACTGCTTGAAGTGTTAACGACTGGAGAAGTGAAACAGGCGGAGCCAGTTGTGGAAAAATGTGATCCTCCAAAGAAAACTAAAAAGCTGAAGAGGAAGAAATCGGAAAATCACACTCTTTCCAACAATCACGGACATGAAGAGCACACCGAGAAGAATGTGAAACAAGCAAAGCTTCCTCGACTTAGCGATTCTGATGAGAATAATGAACCCGAAGTGAATCAACAACGGCCACGACTAAAAACGACAATACAGAAGGACAAAAAGGAACAGTTTAACATCAAGCAAACCACATTGGTTACTTCTCCTGCAAAACCATCGAAAGATGttgaaacaaatgaaaaagtttccaGACATGAACAAAATCATCCAAGAAATGTTGAAAGACACAAAGCCAAAGCTAAGGAAGAAGCTAAAGTGTCCCAAGAACATAGAAATCACGAACAACTGGGAAACCACAAAGCCGAATTGAAAGCAAATAAGACTCAGAAAGTCTTACCCAAGGCTCAGGTAAGGGCTACCTCTCCTCCAAAGATTTTCCCTCTTGCTCCACAGAAACCTCTGAAGACTTCTCCCAAATCGCACTCCAATATCTTCAGCAATCTGAAGCGGGATTTCTGTTCAAATCTGTCAGATTCCAGTGACTCTTCAGATTCTGAGCAGCGGCAGCTGACTATTTCAGATCTCACACCTACAAAGGTTCCAACTATGGTGATCAAAAGGAAAATGGAGACGGATAATAGTTCAGATACAAAAAAGATGCGCATTGAGCAGCCGAAAAGATGCTCGCTTGGAAGCTCAATGTCAAAGAGACAGAAAAACATATTGCATCGAATGAAAAACATTGGCAAGGTGAAGAAAAGCCAAATGAAGTCACCTAAAGCAACTCCCAAAAGCCCCCCATTTACCCCAGAATGGGAAGTAGCAGGTCGCAGAAGACCGGGGCCGCTTAGCAGAACATCATATTACGTTGTTAACCACAACTGGAAAATTCCTAGATACATTAAGATACCTTACACCCTCCATCTTCCTAAAATATGCTTTGTCCATCTGTCAGAATTTCCTCCTCGAATTCTAGCGAGAATTCGTCATCATCAACCTGAACTGAGGCTGAGAAAGTTGTATGCATGA